From Amphiprion ocellaris isolate individual 3 ecotype Okinawa chromosome 2, ASM2253959v1, whole genome shotgun sequence, a single genomic window includes:
- the rgmd gene encoding RGM domain family, member D isoform X2, with translation MSSLAPEDCNSRSVDEKQSRNSILTEWIGMGRSGPHITAKRQLWDCVTLTMVLLSLLFRPAHCQQCRIQRCNAEYVASTSPSSGLQEDVALDVDYCIALRAYALCTRRQARSCRGDLVYHSAVFRIKELFSQHNCSSDGPTSSAKVPSTSRPAMSELCDYENRVLVSGSAGQQKKYAHCGLFGDPHLRTFRDEFQTCKVEGAWPLIDNRFLSVQVTNVPVVLGSSATATSKITVIFKSYHGCTDQKVYQATTEDLPLAFQDGTRSGGESGSLTITERGGSGVGRQVKIQARYIGTSIIIRRVGSYLTFAIRMPEDTLDFSEDNGGLQLCLHGCPRNELIKEHTLGRQSQQPRLQGTNTELGPLRPPHQVYTVERATAKCRETLQVEDVYFQSCVFDLLTTGDPEFSMAAYGALEDLKALPPSKLKQNSPRTPRLYNQGVSQTLAATAANSSLLSLLLLIVLLL, from the exons ATGTCATCTCTCGCTCCTGAAGACTGCAACAG CCGCAGCGTCGATGAGAAGCAGTCGAGGAACTCCATTCTAACTGAATGGATTGGTATGGGGAGAAGCGGACCTCACATCACGGCTAAGCGGCAGCTTTGGGACTGTGTAACGTTGACGATGGTTTTACTTTCGCTGCTGTTTCGACCAG ctcACTGCCAGCAGTGTCGAATCCAGCGCTGTAATGCGGAGTACGTGGCTTCTACCTCACCCTCTAGTGGTCTGCAGGAGGACGTGGCTCTGGATGTGGACTACTGCATCGCCCTGAGGGCCTATGCCCTGTGCACCCGGCGGCAGGCACGCAGCTGTAGGGGCGACCTCGTCTACCACTCGGCCGTCTTTCGCATTAAGGAGTTATTCTCACAGCATAACTGCTCCAGTGACGGGCCCACCTCCTCCGCCAAGGTCCCCAGCACGTCTCGGCCGGCCATGTCCGAGCTCTGCGACTACGAGAATCGGGTCCTGGTGTCGGGCTCGGCCGGTCAGCAGAAGAAATACGCCCACTGTGGATTATTCGGAGACCCACACCTACGGACTTTCCGAGACGAGTTTCAGACCTGCAAGGTGGAAGGGGCGTGGCCTCTGATTGATAACCGCTTCCTGTCGGTGCAGGTGACCAATGTGCCCGTTGTCCTGGGCTCCAGCGCCACGGCAACCAGCAAG ATCACAGTGATTTTCAAGTCCTACCACGGCTGTACAGATCAGAAGGTGTACCAGGCCACCACTGAGGATCTGCCGCTGGCCTTTCAGGATGGGACTCGCAGCGGCGGCGAGAGCGGCAGCCTGACCATCACTGAGCGAGGCGGCTCCGGAGTGGGCCGGCAGGTGAAGATACAGGCCCGGTACATCGGCACCTCCATCATCATCCGCCGCGTGGGCAGCTACCTGACCTTTGCCATCCGCATGCCGGAAGACACCCTGGACTTTTCAGAGGACAATGGCGGGCTGCAGCTGTGTCTGCACGGCTGCCCGCGAAACGAGCTCATCAAAGAGCACACGCTGGGCCGCCAGAGCCAGCAGCCCCGTCTGCAGGGCACCAACACAGAGCTGGGCCCTCTGAGGCCTCCTCACCAGGTCTACACAGTGGAGAGGGCCACGGCCAAATGTAGAGAGACTCTGCAGGTGGAGGACGTTTACTTCCAGTCCTGTGTGTTTGACTTGCTGACCACAGGAGACCCTGAGTTCTCCATGGCAGCGTATGGCGCTCTGGAGGATTTGAAGGCGCTGCCGCCAAGTAAACTGAAGCAGAATTCCCCAAGGACTCCTCGTCTTTACAACCAAGGAGTGTCACAGACGCtggcagcaacagcagccaaCAGCTCCCTGCTCTCACTCCTACTCCTCATTGTGCTGCTTttgtaa
- the rgmd gene encoding RGM domain family, member D isoform X1, which produces MAKAAVCANSCSTKKLGQSRLWEGEKGTAQEEYADYEEMSSLAPEDCNSRSVDEKQSRNSILTEWIGMGRSGPHITAKRQLWDCVTLTMVLLSLLFRPAHCQQCRIQRCNAEYVASTSPSSGLQEDVALDVDYCIALRAYALCTRRQARSCRGDLVYHSAVFRIKELFSQHNCSSDGPTSSAKVPSTSRPAMSELCDYENRVLVSGSAGQQKKYAHCGLFGDPHLRTFRDEFQTCKVEGAWPLIDNRFLSVQVTNVPVVLGSSATATSKITVIFKSYHGCTDQKVYQATTEDLPLAFQDGTRSGGESGSLTITERGGSGVGRQVKIQARYIGTSIIIRRVGSYLTFAIRMPEDTLDFSEDNGGLQLCLHGCPRNELIKEHTLGRQSQQPRLQGTNTELGPLRPPHQVYTVERATAKCRETLQVEDVYFQSCVFDLLTTGDPEFSMAAYGALEDLKALPPSKLKQNSPRTPRLYNQGVSQTLAATAANSSLLSLLLLIVLLL; this is translated from the exons GAAATGTCATCTCTCGCTCCTGAAGACTGCAACAG CCGCAGCGTCGATGAGAAGCAGTCGAGGAACTCCATTCTAACTGAATGGATTGGTATGGGGAGAAGCGGACCTCACATCACGGCTAAGCGGCAGCTTTGGGACTGTGTAACGTTGACGATGGTTTTACTTTCGCTGCTGTTTCGACCAG ctcACTGCCAGCAGTGTCGAATCCAGCGCTGTAATGCGGAGTACGTGGCTTCTACCTCACCCTCTAGTGGTCTGCAGGAGGACGTGGCTCTGGATGTGGACTACTGCATCGCCCTGAGGGCCTATGCCCTGTGCACCCGGCGGCAGGCACGCAGCTGTAGGGGCGACCTCGTCTACCACTCGGCCGTCTTTCGCATTAAGGAGTTATTCTCACAGCATAACTGCTCCAGTGACGGGCCCACCTCCTCCGCCAAGGTCCCCAGCACGTCTCGGCCGGCCATGTCCGAGCTCTGCGACTACGAGAATCGGGTCCTGGTGTCGGGCTCGGCCGGTCAGCAGAAGAAATACGCCCACTGTGGATTATTCGGAGACCCACACCTACGGACTTTCCGAGACGAGTTTCAGACCTGCAAGGTGGAAGGGGCGTGGCCTCTGATTGATAACCGCTTCCTGTCGGTGCAGGTGACCAATGTGCCCGTTGTCCTGGGCTCCAGCGCCACGGCAACCAGCAAG ATCACAGTGATTTTCAAGTCCTACCACGGCTGTACAGATCAGAAGGTGTACCAGGCCACCACTGAGGATCTGCCGCTGGCCTTTCAGGATGGGACTCGCAGCGGCGGCGAGAGCGGCAGCCTGACCATCACTGAGCGAGGCGGCTCCGGAGTGGGCCGGCAGGTGAAGATACAGGCCCGGTACATCGGCACCTCCATCATCATCCGCCGCGTGGGCAGCTACCTGACCTTTGCCATCCGCATGCCGGAAGACACCCTGGACTTTTCAGAGGACAATGGCGGGCTGCAGCTGTGTCTGCACGGCTGCCCGCGAAACGAGCTCATCAAAGAGCACACGCTGGGCCGCCAGAGCCAGCAGCCCCGTCTGCAGGGCACCAACACAGAGCTGGGCCCTCTGAGGCCTCCTCACCAGGTCTACACAGTGGAGAGGGCCACGGCCAAATGTAGAGAGACTCTGCAGGTGGAGGACGTTTACTTCCAGTCCTGTGTGTTTGACTTGCTGACCACAGGAGACCCTGAGTTCTCCATGGCAGCGTATGGCGCTCTGGAGGATTTGAAGGCGCTGCCGCCAAGTAAACTGAAGCAGAATTCCCCAAGGACTCCTCGTCTTTACAACCAAGGAGTGTCACAGACGCtggcagcaacagcagccaaCAGCTCCCTGCTCTCACTCCTACTCCTCATTGTGCTGCTTttgtaa